In Oryza sativa Japonica Group chromosome 3, ASM3414082v1, one DNA window encodes the following:
- the LOC4332862 gene encoding uncharacterized protein has product MAAMGRTVLPSYVLLDRIVRSEEEAVEEESEWAAMECADWKSYGCHPGDERYPRNAARVKGMLLLARLAEPPGLSELSIRLSAAAAVPRPPPASFPPGAAVPPIPNLPDASPYDDPPLTYVEAAGDGLIALTSCFRDGCSCYLVYDVVGKSLSMIPGLPESCLTYCSMRPLPLRTAAAGGYALRSSYSLAIVAKDMRFDMEAGRDVYRDVLCLCPPRPSSSSSSRGGITPWQFKDAIFPSQMPGSFHGDKVFSFGGHAFWADLAKGVLFCRCDDALSGRNDDAVQFRYIPLPVECHLKISFAMRGDLQLCRTMSCVDGCGDSIKFVCISDGGSSSAHTGDRAITMWTLTLATGEWLKDAQLMVADLWELEGFDKARLPKAIPISPVLNPQEDGVLSFMLNDADAELYMVSLNMHSKKLLSSLTLSSCPDDIVPPLGLDLSKDLQNLSLRPIAAESVPAKTQGRPIATKRRRSSLP; this is encoded by the coding sequence ATGGCTGCCATGGGAAGAACTGTACTACCTTCCTATGTTCTTCTGGATCGCATCGTTCGATCGGAGGAGGAAGCCGTCGAGGAGGAGTCGGAGTGGGCGGCCATGGAGTGCGCGGACTGGAAGTCGTACGGGTGCCACCCCGGTGACGAACGCTACCCCAGGAACGCCGCTAGGGTGAAGGGCATGCTGCTCCTGGCGCGCCTCGCGGAGCCCCCGGGTCTCTCCGAGCTCTCcatccgcctctccgccgccgccgccgtgcccaggccgccgccggccagcttcccccccggcgccgccgtcccgccCATCCCCAACTTGCCCGACGCGTCACCGTACGACGACCCGCCGCTCACCTACGTCGAGGCGGCAGGCGACGGCCTCATCGCCCTCACCTCGTGCTTCCGGGATGGCTGCAGCTGCTACCTCGTCTACGACGTCGTCGGCAAGTCGCTCTCCATGATCCCGGGCCTGCCCGAGTCCTGCCTCACCTACTGCAGCATGCGGCCTCTCCCCctgcgcaccgccgccgccggtggctacGCGCTGCGCAGCAGCTACTCGCTGGCCATCGTGGCTAAGGACATGCGGTTTGACATGGAAGCGGGGCGAGACGTCTACCGGGATGTTCTCTGCCTGTGCCCACCGCGGCCATCATCATCCTCAAGTTCCAGGGGGGGCATCACGCCATGGCAATTCAAGGACGCCATCTTCCCATCACAGATGCCGGGTTCCTTCCACGGTGACAAGGTGTTCTCGTTCGGAGGCCACGCGTTCTGGGCCGACCTCGCAAAGGGCGTCCTCTTCTGTAGGTGCGACGATGCTCTCTCCGGCCGCAATGATGATGCCGTGCAATTCCGCTACATCCCGCTGCCTGTAGAGTGCCATCTTAAAATCAGTTTCGCCATGAGGGGTGACCTCCAGCTATGCCGCACAATGAGCTGTGTCGACGGCTGCGGTGACTCTATCAAGTTCGTCTGCATCAGTGACGGCGGATCCAGCTCTGCGCACACCGGCGATCGTGCGATAACGATGTGGACACTGACCCTCGCAACCGGGGAGTGGCTGAAAGATGCACAACTCATGGTGGCAGATCTGTGGGAGCTGGAGGGCTTCGACAAGGCGAGGTTGCCCAAGGCCATACCAATTAGCCCTGTCCTGAACCCTCAGGAAGATGGTGTCCTTAGTTTCATGCTCAACGATGCCGATGCAGAGCTGTACATGGTCAGCCTTAACATGCACAGCAAGAAGCTCCTCTCGTCCTTGACCCTCTCATCCTGCCCTGATGACATTGTTCCTCCTTTGGGTTTGGATCTTTCCAAAGACCTTCAGAATCTGTCTCTTCGCCCTATTGCTGCTGAGTCTGTTCCAGCCAAGACACAGGGACGCCCAATTGCAACCAAGAGGAGGAGGTCGTCATTACCGTAG